Proteins found in one Ptychodera flava strain L36383 chromosome 3, AS_Pfla_20210202, whole genome shotgun sequence genomic segment:
- the LOC139129912 gene encoding cocaine esterase-like, whose product MSTMAVVRIAVYVATLLICVAANDPIVEVKSGKVARRVVEFAHKDVEVKRTVHVFQGIPYAEPPVGGLRFRAPEPKSSWQGVRDAKELGNACMQPVSPLLPMEEPKSEDCLYLNIFAPQTGDDKLPVMVWIHGGGLIIGSGGTEYNGTALAAIGDVIVVTINYRLGPFGYLSTGDGRVTGNYGFLDQVLALQWVQDNIAAFGGDAKKVTIFGESAGGISVEYLMLSPLTDGLFLRAVMQSGTSTMPGFFISDKAKQSKIAHGLGKLVDCEKDTSEELIQCLRGASAEDLTEAGNLENGKLANVTGIADLLIPFPPVVDGNFLTASPEDLIRDRSFPKRGTDIMIGTMADEGRVFLSLLFLDKANDTEVFMNKTTYEAVSSTFLGSDKTSNPSVVDAIKLMYVNWEDADSEDADYVEALSQTYGDLYFVCPADLSARAHFQAGSNVYQYQMTHIPAKSLFRMKWLKAGHGEDVPFVFGWHFDIAMNWKMPDEEVMMTFKIMKYLTNFAKTGNPNLSDGDVELSEDEKQTEWPLFKVPGLKYKDLSLKMETKRALKAKECAFWNDFIPKLMKHTEATQTCSKEEENEKLKYKEEENKQP is encoded by the exons ATGTCTACAATGGCTGTCGTACGAATCGCCGTGTATGTGGCTACGCTGCTTATCTGCGTTGCCGCCAACGATCCGATCGTAGAGGTTAAATCGGGAAAAGTCGCCCGCAGAGTGGTGGAGTTCGCGCACAAAGACGTTGAGGTCAAACGTACAGTGCACGTCTTTCAAGGCATACCCTACGCCGAACCACCGGTCGGCGGCCTGAGATTCCGAGCACCCGAGCCGAAAAGCTCTTGGCAAGGGGTTCGTGATGCTAAGGAACTTGGCAACGCCTGTATGCAACCTGTTAGTCCATTACTCCCGATGGAAGAACCAAAAAGCGAGGACTGCTTGTACTTGAACATATTTGCACCACAGACAGGG GATGATAAACTACCTGTCATGGTATGGATCCATGGTGGCGGGCTCATCATCGGTTCTGGGGGAACTGAGTACAACGGCACGGCTCTGGCTGCCATAGGTGACGTCATCGTGGTGACAATTAATTATCGACTTGGACCCTTCGGATATTTGTCAACCG GTGATGGACGCGTCACCGGTAATTATGGTTTCCTCGATCAAGTATTGGCTTTGCAGTGGGTTCAAGACAACATAGCAG CATTCGGGGGAGATGCCAAGAAAGTGACGATATTCGGCGAAAGTGCCGGAGGGATTAGTGTCGAATATCTTATGCTATCTCCTTTAACCGACGGTCTGTTTCTGCGTGCAGTAATGCAG agtgGTACATCGACCATGCCAGGGTTCTTCATTAGTGATAAAGCTAAGCAAAGCAAGATAGCACACGGCCTTGGTAAACTGGTCGATTGCGAGAAAGACACATCGGAGGAATTGATTCAGTGTTTACGTGGGGCGTCTGCTGAAGATCTTACGGAAGCGGGAAATTTGGAAAAT GGAAAACTGGCCAATGTTACTGGAATAGCAGACCTTCTGATTCCATTTCCTCCAGTCGTTGACGGCAACTTCCTCACCGCATCACCCGAGGATCTCATTCGAGACCGTAGTTTTCCAAAGAGAGGCACCGATATTATGATCGGAACAATGGCTGACGAAGGAAGGGTATTCTTAAGCTTGCTTTTTCTCGATAAGGCCAATGACACGGAGGTCTTCATGAACAAAACCACTTATGAAGCGGTGTCCTCTACCTTTTTGGGAAGCGACAAAACCTCCAACCCATCCGTGGTCGACGCCATTAAGCTCATGTACGTCAACTGGGAGGACGCAGATTCGGAAGACGCCGATTACGTCGAAGCGTTAAGTCAGACGTACGGAGACTTGTACTTCGTGTGCCCCGCCGATTTGTCAGCACGTGCGCACTTCCAGGCTGGCTCCAACGTGTACCAGTATCAAATGACTCACATACCCGCCAAGTCACTCTTTAGGATGAAATGGTTGAAGGCTGGGCACGGAGAAGATGTCCCCTTCGTTTTCGGTTGGCATTTCGACATTGCGATGAACTGGAAAATGCCAGATGAGGAGGTCATGATGACCTTTAAGATCATGAAGTATTTGACAAACTTCGCTAAGACAGg AAACCCGAACTTATCCGATGGTGACGTAGAATTGTCggaagatgagaaacaaacagaaTGGCCACTGTTTAAAGTACCCGGATTAAAGTACAAAGATCTGTCGCTAAAGATGGAAACCAAAC